One segment of Halococcus saccharolyticus DSM 5350 DNA contains the following:
- a CDS encoding DUF5789 family protein — protein sequence MTDEDDAREHGIEFGDVEDELESMDYPVDHETVIERHGDAEIGLPDRSTPLEDLLEPLQDEDQTYQDADELTTMIKNMVDADAVGREGYSDRGPSTEPDSNGDDAESL from the coding sequence ATGACTGACGAAGACGACGCCAGAGAACACGGTATCGAGTTCGGGGACGTCGAGGACGAACTCGAATCCATGGACTACCCCGTCGACCACGAAACGGTGATCGAACGTCACGGCGACGCGGAGATCGGTCTACCCGATAGAAGCACCCCTCTCGAGGACCTCCTCGAACCGCTTCAGGACGAAGACCAAACCTATCAGGACGCCGACGAACTCACGACGATGATCAAGAACATGGTCGACGCCGACGCCGTCGGTCGTGAGGGCTACTCCGACCGAGGCCCCTCGACGGAACCCGATAGCAACGGCGACGATGCGGAGTCGCTCTAA
- a CDS encoding creatininase family protein translates to MQLTEATWTDADATETDLALLPVGSTEQHGPHAPLGTDRLTARAVAAAGAERYEEVHGSEVVVAPTIPVGIAEEHHQFAGTLWVAPDTLRSYVRETVASLASHGWDRVVLVNGHGGNVDALREVCGAITRHDAAYAVPFTWFEAAASLSEMGHGGPIETALLRAIHPDLVRENRIEEAQAGASETWGEWVSGTNLAFDAAEFTDNGVVGDPGDGSAERGEELLEDATAALVTLLDAIEDRDGSRQMRE, encoded by the coding sequence ATGCAACTCACCGAGGCAACGTGGACCGACGCCGACGCGACCGAGACCGACCTTGCGCTCCTCCCCGTCGGCAGTACCGAACAGCACGGCCCCCACGCACCGCTCGGCACCGACCGCCTCACCGCGCGTGCGGTCGCGGCGGCGGGCGCGGAGCGCTACGAGGAAGTCCACGGCAGCGAAGTGGTCGTCGCACCCACCATCCCCGTGGGGATCGCCGAGGAGCACCATCAGTTCGCCGGTACGCTCTGGGTCGCGCCCGACACCCTCCGGAGCTACGTACGGGAGACCGTCGCGAGTCTCGCCTCACACGGGTGGGATCGGGTCGTACTCGTCAACGGCCACGGCGGCAACGTCGATGCGCTCCGGGAGGTCTGCGGGGCGATCACCCGCCACGATGCAGCCTACGCGGTGCCATTCACCTGGTTCGAGGCCGCCGCGAGCCTGTCCGAGATGGGCCACGGCGGTCCGATCGAGACCGCGCTCCTCCGCGCCATCCATCCCGATCTCGTCCGCGAGAACCGGATCGAGGAGGCGCAGGCTGGAGCGAGCGAGACGTGGGGCGAGTGGGTTTCGGGGACGAATCTCGCGTTCGATGCGGCGGAGTTCACCGACAACGGTGTAGTCGGCGATCCCGGAGACGGCAGCGCGGAGCGCGGCGAGGAACTCTTAGAGGATGCGACGGCAGCACTCGTCACGCTGCTCGACGCCATCGAGGACCGCGACGGCAGCCGACAGATGCGGGAGTGA
- a CDS encoding ABC transporter substrate-binding protein, translated as MEKYTRRQILASSGVAAGSVVGLSGCISGSNPGSSDVEGTNTTATASRMGQLTVAYVPIYPNMQHYIMQEEGYYESLSAEVTVERFSNGPSVVKAFASDEVDIALFGVTPAMVLVDKGKAASVLAANSRNGFRVMSTSAFADLYKNKQEDAFSVFENQHERKVKFGVPPDGSVPDVVLRYWIEQDLDLGEMESVIDKVKVSPAKAPQTIQAGEIDATMIQEPFATVIASEQGFGEVAWSGDILPGHPVTVTFVQNSVPENVAEQFVEQHTKATQFVRENPRKAAEDAAAVIGSGVSTDLARQAIDSQASDFISDPHEVRDQAATMAEFVKEVGNTDSVVSPEQLFDFSVYDSVSNQ; from the coding sequence ATGGAGAAATACACCCGACGACAGATCCTCGCGTCGAGTGGGGTAGCAGCCGGTAGTGTGGTAGGGCTGTCCGGCTGTATCAGCGGAAGTAATCCTGGCAGCAGCGATGTCGAAGGAACCAACACCACTGCCACTGCGAGTCGTATGGGCCAGCTCACTGTTGCCTACGTGCCGATCTACCCCAATATGCAGCACTACATCATGCAAGAGGAGGGCTACTACGAATCGCTCTCCGCGGAGGTGACGGTCGAACGCTTTTCGAATGGCCCGAGCGTGGTCAAGGCGTTTGCGAGCGACGAAGTCGACATCGCGCTGTTCGGCGTCACGCCAGCGATGGTGCTCGTCGACAAGGGCAAAGCGGCGAGTGTACTGGCGGCGAACAGTCGAAATGGTTTCCGAGTTATGTCGACGAGCGCGTTCGCTGATCTATACAAGAACAAGCAAGAGGATGCGTTCTCGGTATTCGAGAACCAGCACGAGAGGAAGGTAAAATTCGGCGTCCCACCCGACGGGAGTGTTCCGGACGTCGTCCTGCGATACTGGATCGAGCAGGATCTCGATCTCGGAGAGATGGAGTCGGTGATAGACAAGGTGAAAGTATCCCCGGCGAAGGCCCCACAGACGATTCAAGCGGGCGAGATCGACGCGACGATGATTCAGGAGCCGTTTGCGACAGTGATTGCGAGCGAGCAGGGCTTCGGTGAGGTCGCATGGTCGGGCGATATCCTCCCGGGGCACCCAGTAACCGTGACGTTCGTCCAGAACAGCGTCCCCGAGAACGTTGCTGAGCAGTTCGTCGAACAGCACACCAAGGCGACCCAATTCGTCCGCGAGAACCCGAGGAAAGCGGCCGAAGACGCCGCGGCGGTCATCGGATCGGGTGTCAGTACCGACCTGGCACGGCAGGCGATCGACTCACAGGCGTCCGATTTCATTTCCGACCCACACGAAGTCAGAGATCAGGCGGCGACGATGGCCGAGTTCGTCAAAGAGGTCGGCAACACCGATTCGGTTGTCTCGCCGGAGCAACTGTTCGACTTCAGTGTCTACGATAGCGTCTCGAACCAATGA
- a CDS encoding ABC transporter permease, which yields MSIETSDADQATGEGTFPAWNAGRIVRGVLGTLGFLGLWWAASSVVEPAYLLPSPPAAASAFAEQLTTSAWFTLPVVGTEIQTARMVVKLAQSLLHYIPGLLVGASLGIALGVALGWSGRLDDALTPVVRILRPIPPLAWIVFAIVWFGIGHAGAAFIVFIGAFWINFYGAYSGVENTPNQLAEVASSLGVRADLEMIRYVVLPSAAPQILTSFRTSIGRCWMIVVGAELFGAPGVGYEIINASNNLAMDTSVAYMLVISLVYLVTDGAFRSLEGRMLAWRE from the coding sequence ATGAGCATCGAAACGAGCGACGCTGACCAGGCTACTGGAGAGGGGACGTTTCCCGCGTGGAACGCCGGTCGAATCGTGCGCGGAGTCCTCGGGACGCTTGGATTTCTCGGGCTGTGGTGGGCAGCATCGTCGGTCGTCGAACCGGCGTATCTCCTTCCCAGTCCGCCAGCGGCGGCGAGCGCCTTCGCCGAACAACTCACGACGAGTGCGTGGTTTACCCTCCCGGTGGTCGGCACTGAGATCCAGACCGCACGGATGGTGGTGAAACTCGCCCAGAGCTTGCTCCACTATATTCCGGGGTTGCTCGTCGGCGCGTCGCTCGGGATCGCGCTGGGCGTCGCTCTCGGGTGGAGTGGGCGACTCGACGATGCGCTGACGCCAGTCGTGCGCATCCTCCGGCCGATCCCGCCGCTGGCATGGATCGTCTTCGCGATCGTGTGGTTCGGGATCGGTCACGCGGGGGCAGCGTTCATCGTCTTTATCGGCGCGTTCTGGATCAACTTCTACGGTGCGTACAGTGGCGTCGAGAACACTCCCAACCAGCTCGCAGAGGTCGCATCGAGCCTCGGAGTGCGAGCGGATCTCGAAATGATTCGCTACGTCGTCCTACCGAGTGCCGCGCCCCAGATCCTGACGAGCTTTCGGACGAGCATCGGTCGGTGTTGGATGATCGTCGTGGGTGCGGAGCTGTTCGGCGCACCCGGCGTCGGCTACGAGATCATCAACGCCTCGAACAACCTCGCGATGGACACGAGCGTCGCGTACATGCTGGTGATCAGCCTCGTCTATCTCGTGACCGATGGAGCGTTCCGCAGTCTCGAAGGGAGGATGCTCGCGTGGCGCGAATAG